The Odontesthes bonariensis isolate fOdoBon6 chromosome 19, fOdoBon6.hap1, whole genome shotgun sequence genome includes the window CCTAGTGGAGGAGGCTCGAGCGTTTTGTATAGTGGAAATCACCCGCTGTGAAAGACCCACAGCTGACAGATTTAGCCACTCAGGGGCCAGGCCCACAGTGCCAGGCGCTCTGGGTGCGGGTGGAAGACCGCTCCCCCCCCCTGTGATAGCAGGTCCCTGCGAAGCGGGAGCTGCCAGGGCTGAGCGCACATCAGCTGATATATCTCCGTTAACCAATGCATCGCAGGCCAATGCGGAGCTATCAAAATCAGTGCGTGGCCGTGCTCCCTCACTCTGGACAGAGTGGGGGGTATCAAGGCCAGGGGGGGGAATGCGTAAAGACGCTCGCGCGGCCAGGCGTGCGCTAGTGCGTCTACGCCGAGGGGAGAATCCATGCTGCGGAGAGAGTAAAACAGCGCGCACTGCGTGTTGTCTCTCGATGCGAACAGATCCACCACGGCCCGGCCGAAACGTGCCCATATCTGTTCCACAATCTCCGGGTGCAGAGTCCACTCCCCGTATACCGGCGCGCCCCTGGACAACAGGTCCGCACCCGTGTTAAGGACTCCCGGGACGTGCGTCGCTCTCAGGGAGAGGAGACGACCACAGCTCCACAGGATCAGTCTGCGTGCCAGCATATGCAACTGACGGGAGCGTAATCCCCCCTGACGGTTGATATACGCCACCGTAGTCGTATTGTCCGTCCTCACCAGGACATGGTGACCCATGAGAGACGGAAGGAAATGTTTCAGGGAGAGGAACACCGCTGAAAGTTCCAGAAAATTTATGTGAGAGCGCTGGAGATCCACACTCCAGCGGCCCCTCACAGACCGGCCCTCGTGAATTCCGCCCCAACCTGTCAGGCTGGCGTCCGTAGTGACCACTTTCCTGGACAGGACGGAACCCATGGGCACCCCGTGGGTCAGAAAGGACGGGACCCGCCAGTGGCGCAGTGCCCTGGCACACCCCGGTGTGACCAGCACTCTCCGTGCGCCATGACGCACGGGATCCAGCCCGCATGAGGCCACCCAGAGCTGGAATTCCCTCATGTGGAGCCGGCCAAGATGGACTACGAGTATGGCAGACGCCATCAGCCCGAGTAACCGCAGACATAATCTGAACTGAACAGATTTGCCTGGACGGAAGAGCGCGAGACATGCCCTGAAAGCTTTCACTCGGTCCCCCGAGAGACGCGCTGTGAAAGTCACCGAGTCCAGGGATAATCCCAGAAAGATTATGCCCTGTGCCGGGGACAGCATGCTCTTTTCCGCGTTTATCACGAAACCCAGATCGGATAGGTGTCGTATGAGAATACGCGTGTGCGCCCTGGCCTCCTGCTCCGATTGTGCCAACAGCAGCCAATCGTCCAGATATGTGGCCAAGCGGATGCCCTGCCGTCTCAGCGGGGCTATTGCCGCTTCCGTGCACCGCACAAACACCCTCGGGCTTAAGGACAGACCGAAAGGGAGCACGCGGTACTCGTAACAGATCCCCTGGAAAGCAAATCTCAGATACTTTCTGTGGGGAGGATATATCGGGATGTGGAAATACGCGTCTTTCAGATCGACAGAAGTGAACCAGTCGTTCTGTCTCACAAGACGCAGCAGGGATGCGTGTGTTAGCATCCTGAACTTGTATTTCCTGAGATATTTGTTCAGAGCACGTAGATCCAGGATAGGGCGAATTCCGCTCCCCCCCCGTTTGGGGACCAGAAAATACCTGGAGTAAAAACCGCTCTGACACTGTGCGGGAGGTACGACACAGATTGCTCCTTTGTTTAACAGTGAGAGGATTTCCTCCTGTAAAACACGAGCTGACTCTCCCTGAGCCTGGGAGTATATTATACCGGCGAATCGCGGGGGAACAGCGGCGAACTGCAGCCTGTAGCCCCTCGAGATCGTCTTTACCACCCAGGGTGAGGCTGCGAGAGCGGCCCATCGCTCCCATCTGGGGGAGAGAGTGGACACACACCGCAGCCCCTCCGCCGTGAGAGGCCCCAGCCGCGGTGCGACGGCGCCCTCTCCTGGCGGAACAGTGACATGACCCCCGGGTGACGCTGCGCGTTTCTGCCCGGGAGGACAGAGCAGCGGCCGGGCCCACACACCCCTCGCCCCGGGGAAAGCCGTGGCTTTTCGCCGAGGGGGGACAGCGGGCGTCACCACCACGCTGcttattttgatattttgtttGGCCTTTGTTAGCTGAGCCCTCGGCCTTCGGCCTGGATGCTGCAGCGggacacattttattttctttacagaaatgtgtgtgcttgtgcgtgCTTGTGGACATGAGAGAGGGGCAACTGCTGAACCCTCCGCCGTCAAATGTCCGTCTCCCCCGGTCTGCTCTGGCACGGTCCGTGGCAGCCGGGAGACGGGGGCGTGGTGGGCCTCCGGGAGCACGCTCAAAAGCCGAACAGGTGGAGCTGGTGAACGGGGAACATCCAGCTGCATCACCGGTGAAGAGAAGGGCGATCAGGCcgctctcttcttcttcctggCCTGGTTGAAGACAGCTTGCACGGGCTGTGCCGGCGGAGCTGCAGCCGGGACCGAGGGCTTCCTGGGCCAGCCGGCCCGAGCGGGCGGGGGGCCCGGGGCGAGCTGGGGTTTCGTCTGTTTGGGCGTTTTAAACTGCGAAACCTGGGAAGCGGCCTGTGCGAAGCTTTTACGCTGCACAGTCGGAGAGGGAGCCGGGGACTTTCGAGGGAGGCAGAGCCGGAGAGCTTCATCCTCCTTCTTTTTGGCTTCACACCGCCGTTGCATCGAGTCCAACGCGGAGCCGAAAATCCCCTCCGGGACAATGGGCATGTCCAGGACGTCCTCCTTCTCTCTGTCCGACAGGTTGGCGAGGTTGAGCCACCTCGCTCGTTCCTGCAGAACCATCGTCCCCAGCGCTTTTCCCGTGGCCCGGACCGCGCAGCGTTGGACACGGAGACACAGGTCGGTGATGACCGGTATCTCCTCCCACGTAGCTGGGTCCTGAGTTTGCCCAAAATCCTCACACAACTCAGCCTGGTAAGCCGTGAGCAGGGAGAGGACATTGAGCGCTCTGGCCGAAAGCGCCACCGCCTTGTAAGCCTTTTCAGTCAGGGCTGACTGAAAACGGTCGGACTTGGACGGCAGACTGGGGCTCCGGGAGGACACCGCCGACAGCCGGGGGTGAAGGTGGGCTGCAACGAGTGGCTCCATCGGAGGCATGCGGAGCAGACCCAGGCTCTCCATCGCCTCACAGTCGAGGGACGAGGCCCCGGGAATCGGGCTCCTGCTGCTGTATGGGCGGTCTCTCCATGAGCGCGCCACCTCATCCAGCAGCTCTGGGAAGACGGGGAGAAGTTGCTTCGTCGCGCTCTTGGCCAAGGGCAATTTCTTCCCCTCGTAGCGGGATCTG containing:
- the LOC142368761 gene encoding uncharacterized protein LOC142368761; protein product: MQLDVPRSPAPPVRLLSVLPEAHHAPVSRLPRTVPEQTGGDGHLTAEGSAVAPLSCPQARTSTHISVKKIKCVPLQHPGRRPRAQLTKAKQNIKISSVVVTPAVPPRRKATAFPGARGVWARPLLCPPGQKRAASPGGHVTVPPGEGAVAPRLGPLTAEGLRCVSTLSPRWERWAALAASPWVVKTISRGYRLQFAAVPPRFAGIIYSQAQGESARVLQEEILSLLNKGAICVVPPAQCQSGFYSRYFLVPKRGGSGIRPILDLRALNKYLRKYKFRMLTHASLLRLVRQNDWFTSVDLKDAYFHIPIYPPHRKYLRFAFQGICYEYRVLPFGLSLSPRVFVRCTEAAIAPLRRQGIRLATYLDDWLLLAQSEQEARAHTRILIRHLSDLGFVINAEKSMLSPAQGIIFLGLSLDSVTFTARLSGDRVKAFRACLALFRPGKSVQFRLCLRLLGLMASAILVVHLGRLHMREFQLWVASCGLDPVRHGARRVLVTPGCARALRHWRVPSFLTHGVPMGSVLSRKVVTTDASLTGWGGIHEGRSVRGRWSVDLQRSHINFLELSAVFLSLKHFLPSLMGHHVLVRTDNTTTVAYINRQGGLRSRQLHMLARRLILWSCGRLLSLRATHVPGVLNTGADLLSRGAPVYGEWTLHPEIVEQIWARFGRAVVDLFASRDNTQCALFYSLRSMDSPLGVDALAHAWPRERLYAFPPLALIPPTLSRVREHGHALILIAPHWPAMHWLTEIYQLMCAQPWQLPLRRDLLSQGGGAVFHPHPERLALWAWPLSG